One segment of Synchiropus splendidus isolate RoL2022-P1 chromosome 4, RoL_Sspl_1.0, whole genome shotgun sequence DNA contains the following:
- the rpz2 gene encoding rapunzel 2, with the protein MASAEQIKQTAVKVLSCVEKVSSFASSIDPIFGIVSSLVGVARKGLDDDKGHALDKDFQEVRSKLESISQKNQQCLKQIRIDEVNETFGKYEEYIKHQYTAFNNMVTQIKKDPDNTQRFMDNFEKIYERDKSDLSLDVYYQGVVGNSRLFGRNLLKVYMDHCDSDREIMEYRCSHIIHLFHMGLIALMAYTAVTEDDEDEVREKWAKRVEEIQTKMQEVLSQCKEKKAP; encoded by the coding sequence ATGGCCAGCGCTGAACAGATAAAGCAAACTGCCGTTAAGGTTCTGAGCTGCGTTGAGAAGGTTTCCTCTTTCGCCTCCTCCATAGACCCGATCTTTGGCATCGTCTCCTCGTTGGTTGGTGTTGCTCGAAAGGGCCTCGACGACGACAAAGGCCACGCTTTGGACAAGGATTTCCAGGAGGTCCGCAGCAAACTGGAGAGCATTTCCCAGAAGAACCAGCAATGTCTCAAGCAGATCCGCATCGATGAGGTGAATGAAACCTTTGGCAAGTACGAGGAATACATCAAACACCAGTACACGGCCTTCAACAACATGGTGACCCAGATCAAGAAGGATCCTGACAACACTCAGCGATTCATGGACAACTTTGAGAAGATTTACGAGCGAGATAAGAGCGACTTGAGCCTTGACGTGTATTATCAAGGCGTCGTTGGAAACAGCCGGCTATTTGGGAGAAATCTGCTGAAAGTGTACATGGACCACTGCGACAGTGACCGTGAGATCATGGAGTACCGCTGCTCTCACATCATACACCTCTTCCACATGGGACTCATCGCCCTCATGGCTTACACTGCTGTTacagaagatgatgaggatgaggtgcGTGAAAAGTGGGCCAAGAGGGTCGAAGAGATCCAGACCAAGATGCAGGAGGTGCTGAGCCAGTGCAAAGAAAAGAAGGCACCGTGA
- the si:dkey-266f7.9 gene encoding 1-phosphatidylinositol phosphodiesterase produces the protein MQNLVLKLMFLMGVTGLCHGAIQRPDYDDTPNPQFLNPSWMVNIPDERPLSEVTMPGTHNTMAFYGGVYSECQTWSLASQLRAGVRFLDVRVRHINGNLTIHHGVSYQWAHFGQVLEGVVDFLKSFPSETVLMRLKEEYSETNNIYGIVVDFIHRFAHWDLLWHSRRVPTMGEARGKLIILQNFVGPDLGMRYDSLDIADYWKVPTLAQVEDKWQSVYKHLEAAPTGNMDRIFLTYSSGAGVLAHPRAVALRVNPQLYDYLLSNMAIRNQRFGIICMDFPAAPIIQMIIDFQLEK, from the exons atgCAGAATTTGGTTCTGAAGCTAATGTTCTTGATGGG AGTCACTGGTTTGTGCCATGGTGCCATTCAGAGACCAGACTATGATGACACCCCCAACCCACAATTCCTCAACCCTTCCTGGATGGTCAATATCCCAGACGAGCGACCCCTTTCTGAGGTCACCATGCCAGGGACTCACAACACCATGGCCTTTTATGGCGGGGTGTACTCGGAATGCCAGACCTGGAGTTTGGCCTCACAGCTGCGCGCTGGCGTTCGATTCCTAGACGTTCGGGTCCGACACATTAATGGGAATCTCACCATCCATCACGGGGTGTCGTACCAGTGGGCTCACTTTGGCCAGGTGTTGGAGGGCGTGGTGGACTTCCTCAAAAGCTTTCCCAGTGAGACTGTGCTGATGCGACTGAAGGAGGAGTACAGCGAGACCAACAACATCTACGGCATTGTGGTGGACTTCATCCACCGCTTCGCCCACTGGGACCTGCTGTGGCACAGTAGGCGTGTGCCCACCATGGGGGAGGCGCGGGGGAAGCTCATCATCCTGCAGAACTTCGTGGGGCCGGATTTGGGCATGCGATATGATTCTCTGGACATTGCTGACTACTGGAAG GTTCCCACTTTGGCCCAGGTGGAGGACAAATGGCAGAGCGTTTACAAACACCTGGAGGCCGCACCTACAGGGAACATGGACCGGATCTTCCTCACCTACAGCAGCGGGGCTGGTGTACTAGCACACCCGCGGGCCGTCGCTCTGCGTGTCAACCCACAACTTTATGACTACCTGCTGTCCAATATGGCCATCCGGAACCAACGCTTTGGAATCATTTGCATGGACTTTCCTGCTGCTCCCATCATTCAAATGATCATTGATTTCCAGCTGGAGAAGTGA
- the LOC128757917 gene encoding transmembrane protein 272-like isoform X2 encodes MNSGSLVGWKLHGSVLISVIVVNIIWWMIMIAAISVGATHLGSCPVQPMIPIYLLVLGVSMLLSLLLVYSVNIWQGGVVNTLASILVVLLHIFTLSWFIAGTVWIYRVYLPDNVPGDADYCHRTIYLFAFTVTTVIWIFLSMVLLVGCCFLCVTCCLALGARERLLPEREDSYGAVDSCAGDV; translated from the exons ATGAACTCCGGTTCACTGGTCGGATGGAAGCTCCATGGCAGTGTGCTGATTTCAGTGATCG TGGTGAACATCATCTGGTGGATGATAATGATTGCTGCCATCAGTGTCG GGGCCACTCATTTGGGAAGTTGTCCGGTGCAGCCTATGATACCCATCTACCTGTTAGTGCTGGGTGTGTCCATGCTTCTGTCTCTGCTACTGGTCTACTCGGTCAACATCTGGCAGGGAGGTGTTGTGAACACTTTAGCCTCCATCTTGGTGGTCTTGCTGCACATCTTTACTCTTTCCTGGTTTATAGCAG GCACAGTCTGGATTTATCGAGTCTACCTGCCAGACAATGTGCCTGGTGACGCCGACTACTGCCATCGAACCATCTATCTGTTTGCTTTTACGGTCACCACAGTGATATGGATCTTTTTGAGCATGGTGTTGTTGGTTGGTTGTTGCTTCCTCTGCGTGACTTGCTGCCTGGCTCTGGGTGCGAGGGAGAGACTGCTGCCAGAACGTGAGGATTCCTACGGAGCTGTGGACAGCTGTGCTGGTGACGTCTGA
- the krit1 gene encoding krev interaction trapped protein 1 produces the protein MGNEDIFDEVFVAVIRPKSQVSLSSKEYRAKAYEILLSEVPLEGKEKKKKKVLLVTKIQAGVDKTKSILDYVDETIKPLSNHHGFIGKRVVHLKKFQLDRNEDGREASLFVVPVGVKDNHKLAHNAGGPSFHCLHDIMRVCSENSTHFCSTTSKMLLALDKWLAEQHTVAHAIPALFRPAPMERVKTNIINPAYSSEGELSDEGLHMGYTSLEIKTKMMSLEKADMCILNPLYGSDLQYTNRVDKVIINPYFGLGAPDYSKIQIPTGEKWQHGPNCVPEDKERQWVDDFPLHRSACEGDTELLAKLVDSGFSVKQLDSDHWAPIHYACWHGKVEATKLLLDKGKCNPNLLNGQLSSPLHFAAGGGHAEIVQLLLQHPEIDRHIEDQQKKSPMQVCEEKKQGEWEEALKLLQQATKKPYEKVRIYRMDGSYRSVELKHGNNTTVQQIMEGMRLSQDTQQYFTIWICSENLHLQLKPYHKPLQHLRIWTEIVTDLTVLDPQRETPQLFLRRDVRLPLDVEKKVEDPLAILILFDEARHCLLKGFFPAPDSKLITLASLLLQIIYGNYESKKHKQGFLNEENLKSIVPILKVKSKAYHWTSRILHEYKALSNSEGVSKEMHHLQRLFLQNCWDIPTYGAAFFTGQVYTKASASNHKVIRVYVGVNMKGLHLMNMETKVLLISLEYGTFMWQLGHADQYFQIHSGDNKMNFIVHTKQAGLIVKLLMKLSGQMTANDKSALDKYAYG, from the exons ATGGGCAATGAGGACATCTTCGATGAGGTGTTTGTCGCTGTCATTCGCCCCAAGAGTCAAGTCAGCCTGAGCTCCAAAGAGTACAGAGCAAAAGCCTATGAG ATTCTGCTTTCGGAGGTTCCCCTGGaagggaaggagaagaagaaaaagaaagttctTCTTGTGACCAAGATTCAAGCTGGAGTagataaaacaaaatcaattcTTGACTATGTGGATGAAACCATTAAACCGCTGTCCAACCATCATGGATTCATTG GCAAACGTGTAGTGCACTTGAAGAAATTCCAGCTGGACAGAAACGAAGACGGAAGAGAAGCGTCACTTTTTGTGGTTCCAGTTGGTGTTAAAG ACAACCACAAGCTGGCTCATAATGCCGGCGGTCCAAGCTTCCACTGTCTCCATGATATCATGCGTGTGTGCAGCGAAAACAGCACTCACTTCTGCTCCACCACCTCCAAGATGCTACTGGCCCTAGACAA ATGGTTGGCGGAACAGCACACGGTGGCGCACGCTATTCCTGCCCTGTTCCGTCCAGCCCCGATGGAGCGGGTCAAGACTAACATCATAAACCCGGCCTACAGCAGTGAAGGAGAGCTGAGCGACGAGGGCCTGCACATGGGCTATACATCTCtagagatcaagaccaagatgatGTCCCTGGAAAAGGCGGACATGTGCATCCTTAACCCGCTCTATGGTTCTGACTTGCAGTACACGAACCGG GTAGATAAAGTGATCATCAACCCATACTTTGGTCTTGGGGCACCAGACTACTCCAAGATTCAGATCCCCACTGGGGAAAAGTGGCAGCATGGTCCCAACTGTGTGCCTGAAGACAA GGAACGTCAGTGGGTGGACGACTTCCCGCTGCACCGCAGTGCATGTGAGGGAGACACAGAGCTACTTGCTAAGCTCGTGGACAGTGGCTTTTCTGTAAAGCAGTTGGACAGCGACCACTGGGCCCCTATTCACTATGCCTGCTG GCATGGTAAAGTGGAAGCCACCAAACTGTTGCTGGACAAAGGAAAGTGTAATCCAAACTTGCTAAACGGTCAGCTAAGCTCACCTCTGCATTTTGCCGCTGGTGGTGGCCACGCTGAGATAGTCCAGCTACTGCTGCAACACCCAGAGATCGACCGG CATATCGAGGACCAGCAGAAGAAATCCCCCATGCAGGTGTGCGAGGAGAAAAAGCAGGGTGAATGGGAGGAGGCGCTCAAGCTGTTGCAGCAGGCCACCAAGAAACCA TATGAGAAAGTGCGAATCTACCGCATGGACGGCTCCTATCGCTCTGTGGAGCTGAAACACGGCAACAACACCACAGTGCAGCAGATCATGGAAGGGATGCGTCTGTCTCAGGACACCCAGCAGTACTTCACCATCTGGATCTGCTCCGAGAACCTGc accTGCAGTTGAAGCCGTACCACAAGCCCTTGCAGCACCTGAGAATCTGGACGGAGATCGTGACTGACCTGACTGTGCTGGATCCTCAGAGAGAGACTCCTCAGCTGTTCCTCCGGAGAGATGTTCGGTTACCACTGGACGTAGAGAAAAAG GTGGAAGATCCCCTGGCCATTCTCATCCTGTTTGATGAGGCTCGTCACTGCCTGCTGAAGGGCTTCTTCCCTGCTCCAGACAGTAAACTGATCACGCTGGCCAGCCTCCTGCTGCAGATCATCTACGGGAACTACGAAAGCAAGAAGCACAAACAAGGCTTCCTCAA TGAAGAAAATCTGAAGTCCATTGTTCCAATACTCAAAGTGAAGAGTAAAGCTTATCACTGGACCAGCCGGATTCTCCATGAGTACAAA GCTTTGAGCAACAGCGAGGGCGTGAGCAAAGAGATGCACCACCTGCAGCGACTCTTCCTCCAGAACTGCTGGGACATCCCCACCTATGGCGCTGCCTTTTTCACGGGGCAGGTGTACACCAAGGCCAGCGCCAGCAACCACAAAGTGATCCGGGTCTACGTTGGGGTCAACATGAAGGGTCTGCATCTGATGAATATGGAGACCAAG GTTCTTCTCATCAGCTTGGAGTACGGCACCTTCATGTGGCAGCTGGGACATGCTGACCAATATTTCCAAATACACAGCGGTGACAATAAAATGAACTTCATTGTGCACACAAAACAG GCTGGGCTAATCGTTAAACTCTTAATGAAGCTGAGCGGACAGATGACTGCGAATGACAAAAGTGCATTAGACAAATATGCCTACGGCTGA
- the dhx57 gene encoding putative ATP-dependent RNA helicase DHX57 produces MSARRRGGKPNRGGGRFNKPRGGGGGGGGGGGGGRKTAGACHWDDDDDDFSLDLGPRRPSKPARGRGGGGGGGRAGFRGVTHGRGGRDGESGRGSGRNLPRALARTSTYPQPKEGSRVETSSMPLQRIFMTNENQEQLKELLWHLQNQDLEEPDEYGSDCSGNVQEEEYDELDLREEGQFWSTHDEPVERAETPDYDPDCEERPPPEPVVSLFAIGKLCRFGFHRERSKLALETSGGEFGTTLEHLLRQVYTERFGKEAVSPVGSDPRSTDEGLAQRQEEALALDAIYGDRFHERIANTVWTVTLDLMFFSDAAMKNELGSKTESRADKAGAVCRFFLKGQGCRFGNRCKFRHQLPAKEQSGCGGSDLTGPGRPGVSSFSPLEYEIEIRFPKGNCYPFQAPLVAFSTNDDSISGAARLHITEALFELAMSAAERAEPVVYSLISLCEDEGTMRDLLSQSHHKYSSPLPVIAPPAAPLSSFSVVKNKRVWEEGRSSRRTSPPQPPADANKMSELDGGEEGNEEEEEEEDDNAIVVENESYVNLRKKMANKHSVKMDNILQENGKLCREFRRKQTSRSFRSMLEQRTKLPAWSERDNILDLLQSSQVLVVSGMTGCGKTTQIPQFILDASLSGPACDVANIICTQPRRISAISVAQRVAQERAESLGKSVGYQIRLESVQSVATRLLYCTTGVLLRRLEGESDLPGVTHIIVDEVHERTEESDFLLLVLKDLIVQRPDLKVVLMSATLNADLFCQYFDNCVSVHIPGRTFPVDQFFLEDAISRTGYVMEDGSPYMRSEKRGTSGGRVVQSRDAVDDLGDDVWNFMSLCKKDFVKDSIPDQQLGLHELQLRYQGTKKSVLKTMASLDLDKINMDLIESLLEWIVEGKHDYPSGAVLVFLPGLAEIKMLYEQLQSNRMFNNRHASRCVVYPLHSSLSNEEQQAVFNRPPEGVIKIIISTNIAETSVTIDDVVYVIDSGKMKEKRYDASKSMESLEDMWVSRANALQRKGRAGRVASGVCFHLFTSHAFKHQLVEQQLPEIQRVPLEQLCLRIKVLDVFSEQLLESVFCRLIEPPATGSLEAAKRRLQDLGALTAEEKLTPLGYHLACLPVDVRIGKLMLFGAIFRCLDPALTIAASLAFKSPFVSPWDKREEANEKKLAFAVASSDHLALLQAYKGWCCAAKSGHQAGYLYCRENFLSWRGLQEISSLKRQFTELLSDIGFIKEGLRARLIERMSSSGSDGVLEATGPQSNLNSENVRLMSAMLCAALYPNVVQVRSPQGNYKLTSKGAVKMQPKANELRFLTKHDGCVHVHPSSVNYTVRHYDSPYLVYHEKVKTSRVFIRDCSMVSVYALVLFGGGQVNVELHKGDFLLSLDDGWIRFAAASHQVAELVKELRWELDQLLEDKIRNPLMDLSSCPRGSRIIDMIVRLVSTQ; encoded by the exons ATGAGTGCAAGGAGAAGAGGCGGGAAGCCcaacagaggaggagggagattTAACAAACCTCgcggtggagggggaggaggtggcggcggcggaggaggaggaagaaagacagCAGGTGCTTGTCACTgggatgatgacgatgacgactTCAGTCTCGACCTTGGTCCTCGGCGTCCCAGCAA GCCTGCTAGAGGtcggggtggaggaggaggtggagggcgaGCAGGGTTCAGGGGTGTCACTcatggaagaggaggaagagatggagagtCTGGTCGGGGCAGTGGCAGGAATCTGCCCAGGGCTCTGGCCAGAACCTCAACGTACCCACAACCCAAGGAAGGCTCCAGAGTGGAGACAAGCTCAATGCCACTGCAGAGGATTTTCATGACCAATGAGAACCAGGAACAGCTTAAAGAACTGCTGTGGCACCTGCAGAACCAGGACTTGGAGGAGCCGGA TGAATATGGTTCTGACTGCTCTGGGAacgtgcaggaggaggagtatGATGAGCTGGACCTCCGTGAGGAAGGTCAGTTCTGGTCCACCCATGACGAGCCCGTGGAGAGAGCTGAAACTCCAGATTACGACCCAGACTGTGAAGAGCGACCACCACCTGAACCTGTCGTCTCGTTGTTCGCTATCGGCAAACTGTGCAG gtttggTTTCCACAGAGAGCGCAGCAAGCTGGCGCTGGAGACGAGCGGAGGGGAATTTGGGACGACACTGGAACATCTGCTGCGACAGGTTTACACCGAGCGGTTCGGCAAGGAGGCGGTGTCGCCCGTTGGGTCTGACCCTCGGTCCACGGACGAGGGTTTAGCTCAGCGGCAGGAGGAGGCTCTGGCGCTGGACGCCATATATGGTGACCGTTTTCATGAGCGCATCGCCAACACGGTGTGGACTGTGACGCTTGACCTCATGTTCTTTTCTGACGCGGCTATGAAAAATGAACTTGGGAGCAAAACTGAGAGCCGTGCTGACAAGGCTGGTGCAGTGTGCCGCTTCTTTCTCAAAGGTCAAGGGTGCAGGTTTGGGAACAGGTGCAAGTTCAGACACCAGCTTCCTGCCAAAGAACAGTCTGGCTGTGGAGGGTCGGATCTGACCGGTCCTGGACGCCCGGGTGTGAgcagcttctctccactggagTATGAGATTGAGATCCGGTTCCCAAAAGGGAACTGTTACCCCTTCCAGGCACCGCTCGTGGCCTTCAGCACCAACGATGACTCCATCAGTGGGGCGGCGAGACTCCACATCACAGAGGCGTTGTTTGAGCTGGCAATGTCGGCAGCAGAGCGCGCCGAGCCTGTCGTGTACTCCCTGATCAGCCTGTGTGAGGACGAGGGGACCATGAGGGACTTGTTGTCCCAAAGTCATCACAAGTACAGCTCTCCACTGCCCGTCATTGCCCCCCCTGCAGCACCTCTCTCCTCTTTTAGCGTGGTGAAGAACAAGAGGGTGTGGGAGGAaggcaggagcagcaggagaacatcCCCTCCTCAACCTCCTGCAGATG CAAATAAGATGAGTGAACTAGATGGGGGGGAAGAGggaaatgaggaggaggaggaggaagaagatgataACGCCATTGTGGTGGAGAACGAGAGCTATGTCAatctgaggaagaagatggcAAACAAACACAGCGTGAAGATGGATAATATTCTGCAAGAAAATGGCAAACTGTGTCGGGAGTTTCGGAGGAAGCAG ACCTCCAGGAGCTTCAGGTCTATGCTGGAACAGAGGACCAAACTTCCAGCCTGGAGTGAACGGGACAACATCCTGGACCTGCTGCAGTCCTCCCAAGTCCTGGTGGTCAGCGGGATGACCGG GTGTGGAAAGACCACCCAGATCCCCCAGTTCATCCTGGACGCATCCCTGAGCGGGCCAGCCTGCGACGTGGCGAATATCATTTGCACGCAGCCGCGTCGCATCTCCGCCATCTCTGTGGCCCAGCGTGTAGCTCAGGAAAGGGCAGAGAGTCTGGGCAAGTCAGTGGGATACCAGATCCGCCTAGAGAGTGTCCAG TCGGTGGCCACCAGGCTGTTGTATTGCACCACTGGCGTTCTGCTGAGGAGGCTGGAGGGGGAGTCGGACCTGCCTGGTGTCACACACATCATCGTGGATGAGGTTCACGAACGCACAGAGGAGAG CGACTTCCTGCTGTTGGTTTTGAAAGACCTGATCGTTCAGAGACCCGACCTGAAGGTGGTTCTGATGAGCGCCACACTCAACGCTGACCTCTTCTGTCAGTACTTCGACAACTGTGTCAGCGTCCACATCCCAG ggCGAACGTTTCCTGTCGATCAGTTTTTCCTGGAGGACGCTATCTCCAGAACTGG CTACGTGATGGAAGACGGAAGTCCGTACATGCGCTCAGAGAAGCGCGGCACCTCTGGTGGACGAGTGGTGCAGTCCAGGGATGCGGTGGACGACCTGGGGGATGACGTGTGGAACTTCATGTCTCTGTGTAAGAAGGACTTTGTCAAGGACTCCATTCCAGACCAGCAGTTGGGTCTGCACGAGCTCCAGCTGCGATACCAAG GCACAAAGAAGTCGGTGCTGAAGACAATGGCATCGTTGGACCTGGACAAGATCAACATGGACCTGATCGAGAGTCTGCTAGAGTGGATCGTGGAGGGGAAACACGACTACCCTTCAG gTGCTGTTCTTGTTTTCTTGCCGGGCCTGGCTGAGATCAAGATGCTGTACGAGCAGCTGCAGTCCAACAGGATGTTCAACAACAGACACGCAAGCAG ATGCGTGGTCTACCCGCTCCACTCGTCTCTGTCCaatgaggagcagcaggccGTCTTCAATCGACCGCCAGAAGGCGTCATTAAGATCATCATCTCCACCAACATTGCAGAGACTTCTGTGACCATCGACGACGTGGTTTACGTCATCGACTCGGGCAAGATGAAAGAGAAAAG GTACGATGCCTCCAAGAGCATGGAGAGTCTGGAGGACATGTGGGTGTCGCGGGCCAATGCGCTACAGAGAAAGGGCCGTGCTGGACGCGTGGCGTCGGGCGTCTGCTTCCACCTCTTCACCAGCCACGCCTTCAAGCACCagctggtggagcagcagctACCTGAAATCCAGAGAGTCCCACTGGAGCAGCTTTGCCTCCG CATCAAGGTCCTGGACGTGTTTTCTGAGCAGCTGCTCGAGTCGGTCTTCTGCCGTCTCATCGAGCCTCCAGCCACAGGAAGTCTAGAGGCGGCGAAGCGGAGGCTGCAAGACCTGGGTGCTTTGACGGCTGAGGAGAAGTTGACGCCGCTGGGCTACCACCTCGCCTGTCTGCCTGTCGACGTACGCATCGGAAAGCTCATGCTCTTTGGCGCCATCTTCCGCTGCCTGGACCCTGCACTCACCATCGCCGCCAGTCTTGCCTTCAAGTCGCCATTT GTGTCTCCGTGGGACAAACGTGAGGAGGCGAACGAAAAGAAACTGGCTTTTGCAGTGGCCAGTAGCGACCACCTGGCTCTGCTCCAGGCCTACAAG GGATGGTGCTGCGCTGCCAAGAGCGGCCACCAGGCTGGATATCTGTACTGCAGGGAGAACTTCCTGTCCTGGAGAGGACTGCAG GAGATCTCCAGTCTGAAGAGGCAGTTCACTGAGTTGCTGTCGGACATCGGCTTCATCAAAGAAGGTCTGCGAGCTCGACTCATCGAGAGGATGAGCTCCAGTGGATCAGACGGAGTTCTGGAGGCAACTGGACCTCAG TCGAACCTCAACTCTGAAAACGTTCGTCTCATGTCGGCGATGCTCTGCGCTGCCCTCTACCCCAATGTGGTGCAG GTGCGCTCACCTCAGGGAAACTACAAGCTGACTAGTAAAGGAGCTGTGAAGATGCAGCCCAAAGCAAACGAGCTCAGATTCCTCACCAAGCACGATGGCTGTGTCCACGTCCATCCGTCCTCCGTCAACTACACG GTGCGCCACTATGACAGCCCGTACCTTGTCTACCATGAGAAAGTTAAGACCAGCCGGGTCTTCATCCGCGACTGCAGCATGGTGTCGGTCTACGCTCTGGTCCTGTTTGGTGGCGGACAGGTCAATGTGGAGCTGCACAAGGGAGACTTCCTGCTCTCCCTGGACGACGGCTGGATCCGCTTTGCCGCTGCCTCTCATCAG GTAGCCGAGCTGGTGAAGGAACTGCGTTGGGAGTTGGACCAGCTGCTGGAGGACAAGATCAGGAACCCACTCATGGATCTGAGCAGCTGCCCACGAGGGTCTCGCATCATTGACATGATTGTGCGCCTTGTGTCCACACAGTGA
- the LOC128757917 gene encoding transmembrane protein 272-like isoform X1 yields MNSGSLVGWKLHGSVLISVIAVVNIIWWMIMIAAISVGATHLGSCPVQPMIPIYLLVLGVSMLLSLLLVYSVNIWQGGVVNTLASILVVLLHIFTLSWFIAGTVWIYRVYLPDNVPGDADYCHRTIYLFAFTVTTVIWIFLSMVLLVGCCFLCVTCCLALGARERLLPEREDSYGAVDSCAGDV; encoded by the exons ATGAACTCCGGTTCACTGGTCGGATGGAAGCTCCATGGCAGTGTGCTGATTTCAGTGATCG CAGTGGTGAACATCATCTGGTGGATGATAATGATTGCTGCCATCAGTGTCG GGGCCACTCATTTGGGAAGTTGTCCGGTGCAGCCTATGATACCCATCTACCTGTTAGTGCTGGGTGTGTCCATGCTTCTGTCTCTGCTACTGGTCTACTCGGTCAACATCTGGCAGGGAGGTGTTGTGAACACTTTAGCCTCCATCTTGGTGGTCTTGCTGCACATCTTTACTCTTTCCTGGTTTATAGCAG GCACAGTCTGGATTTATCGAGTCTACCTGCCAGACAATGTGCCTGGTGACGCCGACTACTGCCATCGAACCATCTATCTGTTTGCTTTTACGGTCACCACAGTGATATGGATCTTTTTGAGCATGGTGTTGTTGGTTGGTTGTTGCTTCCTCTGCGTGACTTGCTGCCTGGCTCTGGGTGCGAGGGAGAGACTGCTGCCAGAACGTGAGGATTCCTACGGAGCTGTGGACAGCTGTGCTGGTGACGTCTGA
- the LOC128756968 gene encoding lanosterol 14-alpha demethylase, giving the protein MSMHLYHMSSQFLEDTVGKMDLSLVVLAASAVTLFLGYMTKLLLQPPPDKDLKYPPHIPSRLPFLGHAIAFGRSPIEFLEDAYDKYGPVFSFTMVGKTFTYLLGSDAATLLFNSKNEDLNAEDVYSKLTTPVFGKGVAYDVAHPIFLEQKKMLKTGLNIAQFREHVKIIEAETIEYFQRWGDSGERDLFESMSELIILTASSCLHGKEIRSMLDEGVAQLYADLDGGFSHAAWLLPPWVPLPSFRKRDKAHKKLKNIFYQVIEKRRKSSEKTDDMLQTLIDVTYKDGRPLDDDEIAGMLIGLLLAGQHTSSTTSAWMGFFMARDKALQDRCYAEQRAVCGEHLPPLDFDQLKDLSLLDRCLKETLRLRPPIMTMMRMARSTQTASGYTIPVGHQVCVSPTVNHRLHDTWDKNLEFDPERYLSENVASGKKFAFVPFGAGRHRCIGENFAYVQIKTIWSTLLRLYDFDLVDGYFPTINYTTMIHTPHNAIIRYKRRKP; this is encoded by the exons ATGTCGATGCACTTGTACCACATGAGCAGTCAGTTCCTGGAGGACACCGTCGGGAAGATGGACCTCAGCTTGGTGGTGCTGGCGGCCTCCGCGGTCACGCTCTTCCTGGGCTACATGACCAAGTTACTGCTCCAGCCGCCTCCCGATAAAGACCTG AAATACCCGCCGCACATCCCGTCCCGCCTCCCGTTCCTGGGCCACGCGATTGCATTTGGCAGGAGCCCCATCGAGTTTCTGGAAGACGCGTATGACAAA TACGGTCCAGTGTTCAGCTTCACCATGGTGGGGAAAACCTTCACGTACCTGCTGGGCAGCGACGCCGccactctgctcttcaacagTAAGAACGAGGACCTCAACGCAGAGGACGTCTACTCCAAACTCACCACTCCAGTCTTTGGCAAAGGAGTTGCTTACGATGTGGCTCATCCT ATTTTTCTTGAGCAGAAGAAGATGCTCAAGACCGGACTGAACATCGCGCAATTTAGGGAACATGTGAAGATCATCGAGGCTGAGACCATCGAGTATTTTCAGAGATGGGGGGATAGTGGGGAGAGAG ACCTGTTTGAATCCATGTCCGAGCTGATCATCCTGACGGCCAGCAGCTGCCTCCACGGCAAAGAGATCCGCAGCATGTTGGACGAGGGCGTGGCTCAGCTGTACGCAGACCTGGATGGAGGATTCTCCCACGCGGCTTGGCTCCTGCCGCCCTGGGTCCCTCTGCCCAGCTTCAG GAAGAGAGACAAAGCTCACAAAAAGCTGAAGAACATCTTCTATCAGGTGATAGAGAAGCGCAGGAAGTCCAGTGAGAAGACGGACGACATGCTGCAGACGCTCATCGACGTCACCTACAA GGACGGGCGCCCGCTGGATGACGACGAAATCGCCGGGATGTTGATTGGACTGCTGCTTGCAGGTCAGCACACGTCGTCCACCACCAGCGCCTGGATGGGCTTCTTCATGGCCCGAGACAAGGCTCTGCAGGACCGCTGCTACGCTGAGCAGCGGGCGGTGTGTGGAGAACACCTGCCGCCTCTGGACTTTGATCAG CTGAAAGATCTGAGCCTGCTGGACCGATGTCTGAAGGAGACGCTGCGGCTCCGCCCCCCTATCATGACCATGATGAGGATGGCTCGATCCACGCAG ACCGCCTCCGGCTACACCATACCAGTAGGTCACCAGGTCTGTGTGTCCCCAACTGTCAATCACCGCCTGCACGACACCTGGGACAAGAACCTGGAGTTTGACCCTGAACGCTACCTCAGTGAGAATGTGGCCTCCGGGAAGAAGTTCGCCTTTGTGCCGTTTGGAGCCG GGCGACATCGCTGCATCGGGGAGAACTTTGCCTACGTACAGATAAAAACCATCTGGTCCACGTTACTGCGCCTGTACGACTTTGATCTGGTGGATGGATATTTCCCCACAATCAACTACACAACTATGATCCACACGCCACACAACGCCATCATCAGATACAAGAGGAGGAAACCATGA